One region of Olleya sp. Hel_I_94 genomic DNA includes:
- a CDS encoding type B 50S ribosomal protein L31, with translation MKKGIHPENYRMVAFKDMSNDDVFLTKSTANTSETIEVDGVEYPVIKMEISRTSHPFYTGKSKLIDTAGRIDKFKNKYAKFKK, from the coding sequence ATGAAAAAAGGTATACATCCAGAAAATTATAGAATGGTAGCATTTAAAGACATGTCAAACGATGACGTATTTTTAACTAAGTCTACTGCAAACACTAGTGAAACTATTGAAGTTGATGGTGTTGAATATCCAGTTATTAAAATGGAGATTTCTAGAACGTCTCACCCATTTTATACAGGTAAGTCTAAACTAATTGATACTGCAGGTCGTATCGATAAATTCAAAAACAAATACGCAAAATTTAAAAAATAA
- a CDS encoding toxin-antitoxin system YwqK family antitoxin, which produces MRPILFFIVIVFTITGCKDASDSTSSNTVTKNEQAIVIGNVELLKEALVLNGNKGRWYYKDKPYTGYSLKYYPNGVLEEKLGFFNGRREGVAKRWTKNKKLQLESYYKNNKLDGVYKTWWENGELSGQSFYENGVKQGEEKQWFPDGQMFKLRNFADGKEHGFQKAWLANGKLYVNYEAKNGRIFGMRRASSCVRLEDEVVIRKKIVL; this is translated from the coding sequence ATGAGACCAATTCTTTTTTTTATAGTTATAGTATTTACAATAACAGGTTGTAAAGACGCTTCTGATAGTACAAGTAGTAATACCGTCACTAAAAATGAACAGGCAATAGTTATAGGTAATGTAGAATTATTAAAGGAAGCATTGGTACTTAATGGTAATAAAGGAAGATGGTATTACAAAGACAAACCGTATACTGGTTATTCTTTAAAATATTATCCAAATGGCGTTTTAGAAGAAAAATTAGGTTTTTTTAATGGAAGAAGAGAAGGTGTAGCAAAACGTTGGACTAAAAATAAAAAACTACAACTAGAATCTTATTATAAAAATAATAAGTTAGACGGTGTTTATAAAACATGGTGGGAAAATGGTGAGTTATCTGGGCAGTCGTTTTATGAAAACGGTGTAAAGCAAGGTGAAGAAAAACAATGGTTTCCTGATGGGCAAATGTTTAAATTAAGAAATTTTGCGGATGGAAAAGAGCATGGTTTTCAAAAAGCGTGGTTAGCTAATGGCAAATTATATGTTAATTACGAAGCAAAAAATGGACGTATTTTTGGTATGAGACGGGCTAGTTCATGTGTTAGATTAGAAGATGAAGTTGTAATCAGAAAAAAAATAGTTTTATGA
- a CDS encoding lysoplasmalogenase family protein, with product MSFIFKNTLRFTILYLFLYVLDSFFKNNEALYSYRYFTKLALGITLLVFYLFKTKQKDISKKRLVIYALSLFIIGDVFFITGNSGEMTHFVFAAFLFIGAKICYSIRFLNSKDFKISKLIPFLILGFAYMTIITDLVYNNLGHYFFPFLIYLFVVLLLMQFAYLRKSEVNGLSFWLVLFGVFFSMIADSINILKIFYDPLIAYNKITVMFFYCLSQYMIILGVLKESRAIDNNEILKVNT from the coding sequence ATGAGTTTTATTTTTAAAAATACGCTTAGATTTACCATCTTATATCTTTTTCTATACGTTTTAGATTCTTTTTTTAAGAATAATGAAGCGTTATATTCCTATAGATACTTTACTAAATTAGCTCTAGGCATTACTTTATTAGTTTTTTATTTATTTAAAACTAAGCAAAAGGACATTTCTAAAAAACGACTGGTAATTTATGCTTTATCTTTATTTATAATTGGAGATGTTTTTTTTATTACAGGAAATTCTGGCGAAATGACTCATTTTGTATTTGCAGCTTTTTTATTTATTGGAGCTAAAATTTGTTATTCGATACGATTTTTAAATAGTAAAGATTTCAAAATTTCTAAATTAATTCCTTTTTTAATACTTGGTTTTGCTTACATGACTATTATCACAGATTTGGTGTATAATAATTTAGGTCATTATTTTTTTCCATTTTTAATCTACTTATTTGTAGTACTGTTATTAATGCAATTTGCTTATTTAAGAAAAAGTGAGGTCAATGGATTAAGTTTTTGGTTAGTCTTATTTGGTGTGTTTTTCTCAATGATAGCAGATAGTATTAATATCCTTAAAATATTTTATGACCCATTAATTGCTTATAATAAAATTACTGTTATGTTTTTTTATTGTTTGTCTCAGTACATGATTATATTGGGAGTACTAAAAGAAAGTAGAGCTATCGATAATAATGAAATACTGAAAGTGAATACATAA
- a CDS encoding WD40/YVTN/BNR-like repeat-containing protein encodes MKKIIYLIFNISLIIGLGSCGIGKYKTVPKPIKTTFTAVEIETLIEDDALNVRAIEIIDTVGLAYLTSEGKFGMYFHSDLPGINAIKKVFPIQIKHDSIIPNFRALAVTSNKGYGLSIGSPALIFNLDVDLHKNTVVYQENHEKAFYDAMEFWNDQEGIAIGDPTDDCLSVIITRDGGESWTKLSCDMLPKAKEGEAAFAASDTNIAIVGDKTWVATGGKASRILYSPDKGNTWEVFETPIIQGLETTGIYSIDFYDENNGFAVGGDYTKADDNVANKIKTIDGGKTWQLMSNGTGPGYRSCVQYLPNSNAQQLVAIGFKGIDYSSDAGNTWTHLSDDGYYTIRFIDETTAYAAGNKKISKLTFK; translated from the coding sequence ATGAAAAAAATAATATATCTAATATTTAATATTTCGCTTATAATTGGATTAGGTAGTTGTGGTATTGGTAAATATAAAACGGTACCAAAGCCAATCAAAACAACTTTTACAGCTGTTGAGATAGAAACGTTGATAGAAGATGATGCTTTAAATGTAAGAGCTATTGAAATTATTGATACTGTTGGTTTAGCCTACTTAACTTCTGAAGGTAAATTTGGTATGTATTTTCATAGTGATTTACCAGGAATTAATGCGATTAAAAAGGTATTCCCCATTCAAATAAAACACGATAGCATTATTCCAAATTTTAGAGCATTAGCTGTTACTAGTAATAAAGGTTATGGGTTAAGTATAGGGTCACCTGCTTTGATTTTTAATTTAGATGTTGATTTACATAAAAACACAGTCGTGTATCAAGAAAATCATGAAAAAGCATTCTACGATGCTATGGAATTTTGGAATGACCAAGAAGGTATTGCAATTGGAGATCCAACAGATGATTGTTTAAGTGTAATTATAACACGAGATGGAGGAGAGTCTTGGACAAAACTATCGTGTGATATGTTACCAAAAGCAAAAGAAGGAGAAGCTGCATTTGCTGCAAGTGATACTAATATAGCTATTGTAGGCGATAAAACTTGGGTGGCTACAGGTGGTAAGGCTAGTCGTATTTTATATTCTCCAGATAAAGGAAACACTTGGGAGGTCTTTGAAACACCAATTATACAAGGCTTAGAAACTACAGGTATTTATAGTATAGATTTTTATGATGAAAACAATGGTTTTGCAGTAGGAGGAGATTACACCAAAGCAGATGATAATGTGGCTAATAAAATAAAGACTATTGATGGCGGAAAAACATGGCAACTTATGTCTAATGGTACTGGGCCTGGTTACAGAAGCTGTGTGCAATACCTACCAAATAGCAATGCGCAACAATTAGTTGCAATTGGATTTAAAGGAATAGATTACAGTAGTGATGCTGGTAATACGTGGACGCATTTAAGTGATGATGGGTATTATACTATTAGGTTTATAGATGAAACAACAGCGTATGCTGCAGGAAATAAAAAGATTAGTAAATTAACCTTTAAATAG
- a CDS encoding ABC transporter ATP-binding protein: MDQNLKKIIPYIKPYKFNIVMNVIFNILYALFSTLSFITMFPLLEVLFQKNAEPTTILKKPEYTDIWNITDYLKDLFFYEIGNLNEIHGPQYSLLLAVGLVITTFLLKNLFNYLASFHMMHLKNGVLSDLRKKMYQKIISLSIPFYSNRTKGDIMARMLGDISQVQSSFFVILELIVREPLTILFTIYAMLKISVNLTLFVFVFMPISGFIISRIGKNLKSKSTKAQEESGKLISIVEESLTGLKVVKSYNAESSFTKKFNNSVDRLLKLSNSIGNKNNLASPMSEFMGIVTIAILLWYGGNLVLVEKTLEGELFLVYLLLAYNILTPAKAISKASYSVKNGLAAAERVFEILEQEETITSNSDAIDLTSFSHEINIENINFRYEEENVLKKFSLKVPKGKSVALVGQSGSGKSTIANLLTRFYDVNEGNITIDGNDIKTVTKKSLRNLMGLVTQDSILFNDTIKNNILIGKPDATEDQIIDALKIANAWEFVSELPKGIETNVGDAGNNFSGGQKQRLSIARAVLKNPPIMILDEATSALDTESERLVQVALENMMKNRTSIVIAHRLSTIQNADQIIVMQKGEIVEQGTHTELLEKNGMYKKLVEMQSFE; encoded by the coding sequence ATGGATCAAAACCTAAAAAAAATAATCCCATATATTAAACCTTATAAGTTTAATATTGTGATGAATGTTATTTTTAATATTCTATACGCGCTTTTTAGCACATTATCATTTATAACAATGTTTCCGTTGTTAGAAGTGCTATTTCAAAAAAACGCAGAGCCTACAACTATTCTAAAAAAACCTGAGTACACTGACATTTGGAATATTACTGATTATTTAAAAGATTTATTTTTCTATGAAATTGGTAACCTTAATGAAATCCATGGTCCTCAATATTCATTATTGTTAGCTGTTGGTTTAGTAATTACTACATTTTTACTTAAAAACTTATTTAACTATTTAGCGTCCTTTCATATGATGCATTTAAAAAATGGAGTTTTAAGTGATCTGCGTAAAAAAATGTATCAAAAAATTATAAGCTTATCAATACCTTTTTATTCAAATCGCACAAAAGGAGATATAATGGCTAGAATGTTAGGTGATATTAGCCAAGTACAATCATCATTTTTTGTTATTTTAGAACTTATTGTTAGAGAGCCTTTAACAATACTATTTACGATTTATGCTATGCTAAAAATTAGTGTAAATCTTACACTTTTTGTTTTTGTTTTCATGCCTATTTCTGGTTTTATAATTTCTAGAATCGGTAAAAATTTAAAATCAAAATCAACAAAAGCTCAAGAAGAATCAGGAAAACTCATATCAATTGTAGAAGAAAGCCTAACAGGATTAAAGGTTGTTAAAAGCTACAATGCAGAATCTAGTTTTACAAAAAAATTCAATAATTCTGTTGACCGTTTATTAAAATTATCAAATAGTATAGGTAACAAAAACAACCTAGCCTCACCAATGAGTGAATTTATGGGTATTGTTACAATTGCTATTCTTTTATGGTATGGAGGTAATCTAGTATTAGTTGAAAAAACACTAGAAGGCGAATTATTTTTAGTATATCTACTATTAGCTTATAACATTTTAACACCAGCAAAAGCAATCTCTAAAGCATCATATTCTGTAAAAAATGGACTAGCAGCTGCAGAGCGTGTATTTGAAATCTTAGAACAAGAAGAAACTATAACTTCAAACAGTGATGCTATTGACTTAACAAGCTTTTCTCACGAAATTAACATCGAAAACATCAATTTTAGATACGAAGAAGAAAATGTACTTAAAAAATTCAGCTTAAAAGTACCTAAAGGAAAATCTGTTGCTCTTGTAGGACAATCTGGAAGTGGAAAAAGTACAATAGCTAATTTACTGACCCGTTTTTATGATGTAAATGAAGGTAATATTACTATTGATGGTAATGACATAAAAACAGTCACAAAAAAGTCTTTACGCAATCTAATGGGATTAGTAACACAAGATTCTATACTATTTAATGACACCATAAAAAATAATATTTTAATAGGTAAACCTGATGCAACCGAAGACCAAATTATCGACGCTTTAAAAATTGCAAATGCTTGGGAGTTTGTTAGTGAGTTACCAAAAGGTATTGAAACCAATGTTGGAGATGCAGGAAACAATTTTTCAGGTGGACAAAAACAACGTCTAAGTATTGCTAGAGCTGTACTTAAAAACCCTCCTATTATGATTTTGGATGAAGCAACCTCAGCTTTAGATACTGAAAGCGAGCGTTTAGTGCAAGTTGCATTAGAAAACATGATGAAAAACAGAACATCTATTGTAATTGCGCATAGACTGTCTACTATTCAAAATGCAGATCAAATTATTGTAATGCAAAAAGGTGAAATTGTAGAACAAGGTACACACACAGAACTATTAGAAAAAAACGGTATGTATAAAAAGTTAGTAGAGATGCAAAGCTTTGAATAA
- a CDS encoding glycosyl transferase family 90 — MKKHIITLLVLVFSFSAIAQKEKIKQHEKLKALKVAHITEQLDFSSKEAEAFWPIYNDFEEQKSKLREASDIKRKDIDVTKLTNKEAETLIKDMQDLEDARVKSYKIYVDKLSKIISYKKIVLLFNAERSFKRKMIEEFRGRHKDNKKD; from the coding sequence ATGAAAAAACATATTATAACATTACTAGTTTTAGTGTTTTCTTTTAGTGCAATTGCACAAAAAGAAAAAATAAAACAACACGAAAAACTTAAAGCTTTAAAAGTAGCACACATTACAGAGCAATTAGATTTTTCCTCCAAGGAAGCAGAAGCTTTTTGGCCTATTTACAATGACTTTGAAGAACAAAAAAGCAAATTAAGAGAAGCATCTGACATCAAACGTAAGGATATTGATGTTACAAAATTAACTAACAAAGAAGCTGAAACCCTAATTAAGGACATGCAAGATTTGGAAGACGCTAGAGTAAAAAGCTATAAAATATACGTTGATAAGCTTTCAAAAATAATTAGTTACAAAAAAATTGTATTACTATTTAATGCTGAGCGCTCCTTTAAAAGAAAAATGATTGAAGAGTTTAGAGGAAGACACAAAGACAATAAAAAAGACTAA
- a CDS encoding GlmU family protein, whose product MNYILFDGPVRNQLLPFTYTRPVADIRVGILTIREKWEMYLQTTTTTVTEDYLADKYPMVELEENVMLNASYLPNNELVELIIGLEKNQAIFKDEDIIAFYTTDTQEDIDFDTYEAIEFDNDITKIEHTWEIFSKNGEAIQQDFELLTKDRKSEPIPTSNNIIAPENIFIEEGAVVQFATLNASAGPIYIGKDAEVMEGSLVRGPLALCDHATLKLGAKIYGPTTIGPHSKVGGEVNNSVLFGYSNKGHDGFLGNSVIGEWCNLGADTNNSNLKNNYVEVKLWDYETERFAKTGLQFCGLMMGDHSKCGINTMFNTGTVIGVNANIFGSGFPRNFVPSYSWGGASGFTTYLTSKAFEVAKVVMARRGVEFSSQDEAILTQVFEDSKKYRKE is encoded by the coding sequence ATGAATTATATCCTTTTTGATGGACCAGTACGCAACCAATTACTTCCATTTACTTATACTAGACCTGTTGCAGATATCAGAGTTGGTATACTGACTATTAGAGAGAAGTGGGAGATGTATTTACAAACCACAACTACAACAGTAACAGAAGATTATTTGGCAGATAAATATCCTATGGTTGAGTTAGAAGAAAATGTTATGCTAAATGCATCTTATTTACCAAATAATGAATTAGTTGAATTGATTATAGGGTTAGAAAAAAATCAAGCCATTTTTAAAGATGAGGATATAATTGCTTTTTATACAACAGATACTCAGGAAGACATAGATTTTGATACGTATGAAGCTATTGAGTTTGATAATGATATTACTAAAATTGAACACACTTGGGAGATATTTTCTAAAAACGGAGAAGCTATACAACAGGATTTTGAATTGTTAACTAAAGACAGAAAATCTGAACCAATACCCACAAGTAATAATATTATTGCACCAGAAAACATTTTTATTGAAGAAGGAGCAGTTGTCCAGTTTGCAACATTAAATGCTAGTGCAGGACCAATTTATATTGGTAAAGATGCAGAGGTAATGGAAGGGAGTTTGGTTAGAGGTCCTTTAGCTTTATGTGATCATGCAACTTTAAAATTAGGAGCAAAAATATATGGACCAACTACAATTGGACCACATAGTAAAGTAGGAGGCGAGGTTAATAACTCAGTGTTATTTGGGTACTCTAACAAAGGACATGATGGGTTTTTAGGGAATTCCGTAATAGGTGAATGGTGTAATTTAGGTGCAGATACTAATAATTCTAACCTTAAAAATAATTATGTAGAAGTTAAACTATGGGATTATGAAACAGAACGTTTTGCTAAAACGGGATTACAGTTTTGTGGTTTAATGATGGGAGATCACAGTAAATGCGGTATTAATACAATGTTTAATACAGGAACCGTTATTGGTGTTAATGCCAATATTTTTGGTAGTGGTTTTCCAAGAAATTTTGTGCCAAGTTATAGTTGGGGAGGCGCTTCTGGTTTTACAACCTATTTAACGTCTAAAGCTTTTGAGGTTGCTAAAGTTGTTATGGCAAGAAGAGGTGTGGAATTTTCTAGTCAAGACGAAGCTATTTTAACTCAAGTTTTTGAAGATTCTAAAAAGTACAGAAAAGAGTAA
- a CDS encoding DUF4199 domain-containing protein: MEKTIKSIAINFGLYLGATLGGITVLAYALYLDLLTKWWLGILLFVIIIVYGIISVSKSKASLDGYISFKESFSSYFITVAIGVIISTLVSVLVFNFIDPEAAVALKEKTIEATLQIMKNFNAPEEEIAKTLDLMEAQKNQFALMPQIQSTAMFLVIQAVIGLIVSLIMKKTNEDL; this comes from the coding sequence ATGGAAAAAACTATAAAATCAATCGCAATTAATTTTGGTCTGTACCTTGGTGCAACCTTAGGAGGAATCACTGTATTAGCCTATGCTTTGTATTTAGACCTATTAACTAAATGGTGGTTAGGTATTTTATTATTTGTTATAATTATTGTCTACGGAATTATTTCTGTATCAAAATCTAAAGCATCATTAGATGGTTATATTTCATTTAAAGAAAGTTTTAGCTCCTATTTTATTACGGTTGCAATAGGTGTAATAATTAGCACTTTGGTAAGTGTACTTGTTTTTAATTTTATCGACCCTGAAGCTGCTGTTGCTTTAAAAGAAAAAACAATTGAAGCAACATTACAAATCATGAAAAATTTTAACGCTCCTGAAGAAGAAATCGCTAAAACTTTAGATCTTATGGAAGCGCAAAAAAACCAATTCGCGTTAATGCCACAAATACAATCAACAGCCATGTTTTTAGTAATACAAGCTGTTATTGGACTTATTGTTTCATTAATAATGAAAAAAACTAACGAAGACCTATAA
- a CDS encoding phospho-sugar mutase → MRHIEPELLNRVNTWLTPAFDNETQDYIKNLIALEPTELKESFYKDLEFGTGGMRGVMGIGTNRINKYTLGKNTQGICNYMKTVFPGENLKVAIAYDCRHNSKSLAKVVADVFSSNNVKVYLFEDLRPTPELSFALKHLDCHCGIVLTASHNPPEYNGYKVYWQDGGQLVPPQDAEIIKIINALDYAEIKFEAKPELIEYIGKEVDDVFIDAAVKNGSFDTPKAAKDNLNIVFTSLHGTSITSIPETFKRAGYNNVNIVEEQREPNGDFPTVKSPNPEEPEALKMALELAEKVDGDIVIGTDPDSDRVGIAVRGLDNKMILLNGNQTMVMMTNFLLQQWKNNNKINDNQFIGSTIVSTPMMTALADAFKVECKIGLTGFKWIAKMIKDFPNQEFIGGGEESFGFMVGDFVRDKDAVTSALLACEIAAQAKAKGSSFYKELIQLYTKHGFYKERLISMTKKGIEGAQEIKQMMIDARENPLTTVNGSKVIKIEDYQLSEAKNTIDNTTSTINVPKSNVLIYYTEDGSKIALRPSGTEPKIKFYISVNTTLDNVSEFEATEQKLESKIDAILKDMQL, encoded by the coding sequence ATGAGACATATTGAACCAGAACTTTTAAACAGAGTCAATACTTGGTTAACTCCAGCTTTTGATAATGAAACACAAGATTATATAAAAAATCTTATTGCTTTAGAGCCTACTGAGCTTAAAGAAAGTTTTTATAAAGACTTAGAGTTTGGTACTGGAGGTATGCGTGGTGTAATGGGAATTGGGACAAACAGAATTAATAAATATACCTTAGGAAAAAACACACAAGGTATTTGTAATTACATGAAAACTGTTTTCCCAGGAGAAAACTTAAAAGTTGCTATCGCTTACGACTGTAGACACAACAGTAAAAGTTTAGCAAAAGTTGTGGCAGACGTGTTTTCATCAAACAATGTCAAAGTTTATTTATTTGAAGACCTACGTCCTACTCCAGAGCTATCTTTTGCTTTAAAACATTTAGACTGTCATTGTGGTATTGTTTTAACTGCTTCACATAATCCACCAGAATATAATGGTTACAAAGTATATTGGCAAGATGGAGGACAATTAGTACCACCTCAAGATGCCGAAATTATTAAAATAATAAATGCCTTAGACTATGCCGAAATAAAATTTGAAGCAAAGCCGGAGTTAATAGAATATATAGGAAAAGAAGTTGATGATGTTTTTATTGATGCAGCAGTAAAAAACGGAAGTTTTGATACACCCAAAGCTGCCAAAGATAATCTAAATATAGTTTTTACATCCTTACACGGAACTTCCATTACTAGCATACCAGAAACGTTTAAACGTGCAGGTTACAATAATGTAAATATTGTTGAAGAACAACGTGAGCCTAATGGCGATTTCCCAACTGTAAAATCTCCAAATCCAGAAGAACCTGAAGCACTTAAGATGGCTTTAGAATTAGCAGAAAAAGTAGATGGAGATATTGTTATAGGTACAGATCCTGATAGCGACAGAGTTGGTATTGCTGTTAGAGGTTTAGATAATAAAATGATTTTATTAAACGGAAACCAAACCATGGTCATGATGACTAATTTTTTATTGCAACAATGGAAAAATAACAACAAAATAAATGACAATCAATTTATAGGAAGCACCATTGTATCTACGCCAATGATGACTGCTTTAGCAGATGCCTTTAAGGTAGAATGTAAAATTGGTCTGACTGGATTTAAATGGATTGCTAAAATGATTAAAGACTTTCCAAACCAAGAGTTTATTGGTGGTGGAGAAGAAAGTTTTGGGTTTATGGTTGGTGATTTTGTACGTGACAAAGATGCTGTAACATCTGCTTTACTTGCTTGCGAAATTGCAGCTCAAGCAAAAGCTAAAGGCAGTAGTTTTTACAAAGAATTAATACAACTGTACACTAAACATGGTTTTTATAAAGAACGTTTAATATCCATGACTAAAAAAGGTATAGAAGGTGCCCAAGAAATCAAACAAATGATGATTGATGCTAGAGAAAACCCTCTAACAACAGTTAATGGGTCAAAAGTTATCAAGATTGAAGACTATCAATTATCTGAAGCAAAAAATACAATAGACAATACTACAAGTACTATTAATGTACCTAAATCTAATGTATTAATTTATTATACGGAAGACGGAAGTAAAATAGCCTTAAGACCAAGTGGTACAGAGCCTAAAATAAAATTCTACATTAGCGTTAATACAACTTTAGACAATGTGTCAGAATTTGAAGCTACGGAACAGAAATTGGAAAGCAAGATTGATGCTATATTAAAAGATATGCAGTTATAA
- a CDS encoding glycosyltransferase family 2 protein has translation MNISVVIPLLNEEESLTELHHWIANVMQTNGFSYELLFIDDGSTDNSWKIIEKIQESDNNVKGIRFLKNFGKSQALHAGFATATGDVIITMDADLQDNPEEIPELYNMITNQGFELVSGWKKKRYDNKLTKNLPSKLFNWAARKTSGVQLNDFNCGLKAYNKDVVKNIDVNGEMHRYIPVLAKNAGFSNIGEKIVQHQARKYGETKFGMDRFVNGFLDLITIWFLSRFGKRPMHLFGALGVIMFGLGLVFALYLGIDKLFFNTSGRLITQRPQFYLALVTMILGSQFFVAGFLGEIILRQKSDKKRYLIKESLNLKD, from the coding sequence ATGAACATATCAGTAGTCATACCACTACTTAACGAAGAAGAATCATTAACAGAATTACACCATTGGATTGCAAATGTGATGCAAACCAATGGTTTTTCTTATGAGCTATTGTTTATAGACGATGGTAGTACAGATAATTCTTGGAAAATTATTGAAAAAATCCAAGAATCGGACAATAACGTTAAAGGTATTAGATTTTTAAAAAACTTTGGAAAATCTCAAGCATTACATGCTGGTTTTGCTACAGCAACAGGAGATGTAATAATCACTATGGATGCCGATTTACAAGACAATCCAGAGGAAATACCTGAACTTTACAACATGATTACTAATCAAGGTTTTGAGTTAGTTTCTGGATGGAAAAAAAAGCGTTACGATAATAAGTTAACTAAAAACTTACCTTCAAAATTATTTAATTGGGCAGCAAGAAAAACTTCAGGTGTCCAACTTAATGACTTTAATTGCGGACTTAAAGCCTACAATAAAGATGTTGTTAAAAACATTGATGTAAATGGCGAAATGCACAGATACATTCCAGTTTTAGCCAAAAATGCTGGATTTTCTAACATTGGTGAAAAAATTGTACAACATCAAGCTAGAAAATATGGCGAAACCAAATTTGGAATGGATCGTTTTGTTAACGGGTTTTTGGACTTAATTACCATTTGGTTTTTATCCAGATTTGGCAAAAGACCTATGCATTTATTTGGTGCATTAGGCGTTATTATGTTTGGCTTAGGACTTGTTTTTGCTTTGTATTTAGGAATAGACAAACTATTTTTTAATACCTCAGGTAGGCTAATCACCCAAAGACCTCAGTTTTATCTAGCATTAGTAACCATGATTTTAGGATCACAATTTTTTGTTGCTGGTTTTTTAGGCGAAATAATTTTACGTCAAAAATCAGACAAAAAACGATATTTAATTAAAGAATCCTTAAATTTAAAGGACTAA
- a CDS encoding RNA polymerase sigma factor, whose amino-acid sequence MSENETLLVQQLQSESEKNAAFKTLITLYKERLYWHIRHIVKSHDDADDVLQNTFIKVFKNINKFKGDSQLYSWIYRIATNEALTHLKRNAKLKNTASHDTQDLAINNLQSDVYFEGEAIQLKLQKAIATLPEKQQLVFNMKYFQDLKYSELSEILDTSEGALKASYHLASKKIEAYLKEH is encoded by the coding sequence ATGTCAGAGAACGAAACACTTTTAGTGCAGCAATTACAATCTGAATCAGAAAAAAACGCTGCTTTTAAAACACTAATCACGCTATACAAAGAGCGATTGTATTGGCACATTAGACATATAGTAAAATCTCATGACGATGCGGATGACGTTTTACAAAATACGTTTATAAAGGTTTTTAAAAACATTAATAAATTTAAAGGCGACAGCCAATTATACTCTTGGATTTATAGAATAGCAACTAACGAAGCTTTAACGCATTTAAAAAGAAACGCAAAATTAAAAAACACTGCTAGTCACGATACTCAGGATTTAGCAATAAACAATTTACAATCGGACGTTTACTTTGAAGGAGAAGCCATACAGCTTAAACTTCAAAAAGCAATAGCAACACTTCCTGAAAAACAACAATTAGTATTTAATATGAAATATTTTCAAGATTTAAAATACAGCGAACTATCAGAAATACTTGACACCAGTGAAGGAGCTTTAAAGGCATCCTACCATTTAGCTTCTAAAAAAATAGAAGCCTATTTAAAAGAACATTAA
- a CDS encoding SCO family protein: MKYLCIIVVLIFTSCKKDVKKENIKVIENSRVEYLPYYNDDSFTPHWLTPNTKEERAFHKIPDFSLQNQLGETVTQSTFDNKIYITDFFFTTCPGICPKMTGNMAKIQEEFKNDQDVLLLSHSVMPSTDSVSVLNAYATNNNVIANKWHLVTGDRQQIYDLGRDHYFVESDLGEIKSIDDFLHTENFLLIDKNKHIRGIYNGLNRASIAQLIIDIKALKIEG; this comes from the coding sequence ATGAAATACTTATGCATCATAGTAGTGTTAATTTTTACTAGTTGTAAGAAGGACGTTAAAAAAGAAAACATTAAAGTAATTGAAAACAGCAGAGTAGAGTATCTGCCATATTACAACGATGACTCGTTTACACCGCACTGGTTAACACCTAATACTAAAGAGGAAAGGGCGTTTCATAAAATCCCTGACTTTTCTTTACAAAACCAATTAGGAGAAACGGTAACGCAAAGCACGTTTGATAATAAAATATATATTACCGATTTCTTTTTTACAACCTGCCCAGGTATTTGTCCTAAAATGACAGGTAATATGGCCAAAATTCAGGAAGAATTTAAAAACGATCAGGACGTTTTATTATTATCTCATTCGGTAATGCCAAGTACAGATTCAGTTTCTGTTTTAAATGCTTATGCTACCAATAATAACGTTATAGCTAATAAATGGCATTTAGTAACAGGCGATAGACAACAAATATATGATTTGGGAAGAGATCACTATTTTGTAGAAAGTGATTTAGGAGAAATAAAAAGTATTGATGACTTTTTACACACCGAAAATTTTTTACTAATAGATAAAAATAAACACATAAGAGGTATCTATAATGGATTAAATAGAGCTTCCATAGCTCAATTAATTATAGATATAAAAGCATTAAAAATAGAAGGGTAA